A region from the Streptosporangium sp. NBC_01756 genome encodes:
- the hisC gene encoding histidinol-phosphate transaminase has product MPRFRAILDTMPPYKAGKAVVSADGRSYKLSSNESPYAPLPSVVEAVAKAAAEIHRYPDPASAGLTDAIAERYGVPPEHVALGAGSVTVAQQLFETVSEPGAEVIYAWRSFEAYPLLADLAGTTSVQVPLLGETHHLDAMAEAITPQTRMLFVCNPNNPTGTVVHAAELAAFLDRVPENVLVVLDEAYHEYVRDADVTDGLTVYRERPNVAVLRTFSKAYGLAGLRVGYLIADEPVAAAVRKTTVPFAVNHLAQAAAIASLAAEDELLERVDTVVKERTRVREALIAQGWTVPVTEANFVWLRLGERTAEFAGACAAEGVAVRPFAGEGARISIGSPEANDTFLAAAAAFRRG; this is encoded by the coding sequence ATGCCTCGTTTCCGCGCGATCCTGGACACAATGCCCCCTTACAAGGCGGGCAAGGCCGTGGTGTCAGCCGACGGCCGGTCCTACAAGCTGTCTTCGAACGAATCCCCCTACGCGCCGCTGCCCTCGGTGGTCGAGGCGGTCGCGAAGGCCGCCGCCGAGATCCACCGCTATCCCGACCCCGCGTCGGCCGGGCTGACGGACGCCATCGCCGAGCGGTACGGCGTGCCGCCCGAGCACGTCGCGCTCGGCGCCGGTTCGGTGACGGTGGCCCAGCAGCTCTTCGAGACCGTGAGCGAGCCGGGCGCCGAGGTGATCTACGCCTGGCGGTCGTTCGAGGCGTACCCGCTGCTGGCCGACCTGGCCGGGACGACCTCGGTCCAGGTCCCGCTGCTGGGCGAGACCCACCATCTGGACGCCATGGCCGAGGCGATCACCCCGCAGACGCGCATGCTCTTCGTCTGCAACCCGAACAACCCGACCGGCACGGTCGTCCACGCGGCCGAGCTGGCGGCCTTCCTCGACCGGGTCCCCGAGAACGTGCTCGTCGTCCTCGACGAGGCCTACCACGAGTACGTCAGGGACGCCGACGTCACCGACGGGCTCACCGTCTACCGCGAGCGGCCCAACGTGGCCGTGCTGCGCACGTTCTCCAAGGCGTACGGCCTCGCCGGGCTCCGGGTGGGCTACCTGATCGCCGACGAGCCGGTGGCGGCCGCCGTACGGAAGACGACGGTGCCCTTCGCGGTCAACCACCTGGCCCAGGCCGCGGCCATCGCCTCCCTGGCGGCCGAGGACGAGCTGCTGGAGCGGGTGGACACGGTGGTCAAGGAGCGCACCCGGGTCCGTGAGGCCCTGATCGCCCAGGGCTGGACGGTGCCCGTCACCGAGGCCAACTTCGTCTGGCTCCGGCTGGGGGAGCGCACGGCGGAGTTCGCCGGGGCCTGCGCGGCCGAAGGCGTCGCGGTGCGTCCCTTCGCCGGTGAGGGCGCCAGGATCTCCATCGGCTCTCCCGAGGCCAATGACACCTTCCTGGCCGCCGCCGCGGCGTTCCGGCGCGGCTGA
- a CDS encoding GTP cyclohydrolase IIa has translation MTPDLTIGVVGPHDLVERVMLMGHAAAPLPCRLVAAAYRDEQEAADKVTRLGAGVDACLFASPVPYDLARRSGVLTMPATYVQLGGAALIAALARAALDERIDPRRVSVDVLSRADVEEAYTDLNLPATDVHSRDEPGATGTIAAFHERLARQGATSGALTCLPAVAERLQAAGVPVVRIRPTSAAVRTALHTAALLGAHHRLEESQLTVVLVEVPTLREPVRRAAPRYWRDELRLSLHRLLVQEANRINASVTSIDDHSYMVTATRGSVATATEGFRVLPFAARVRDELGLAVEVGVGMGRTAHDAESHARAALARTQAGKQAQGFAVDREGRALVPAPRVPPQGGGPLKPKGVEVLARLAAKLEGGDTVVDAEGAGKMLGVTPRTARRLLRTLVDEGLAWPLPPNRTPQPGRPRQLYRLIVEKLGNR, from the coding sequence ATGACACCGGACCTCACTATCGGTGTGGTGGGCCCCCATGACCTTGTGGAGCGGGTGATGTTGATGGGACACGCGGCGGCTCCCCTGCCTTGCCGCCTGGTGGCCGCTGCCTACCGGGACGAGCAGGAGGCCGCCGACAAGGTGACCCGGCTGGGGGCAGGGGTGGACGCCTGCCTCTTCGCCAGTCCGGTCCCCTATGACCTGGCGCGACGCTCAGGGGTGCTGACGATGCCTGCGACGTATGTCCAGCTCGGCGGCGCCGCCCTGATCGCCGCGCTGGCCAGGGCCGCACTGGACGAGCGGATCGACCCGCGCAGGGTCAGTGTCGATGTGCTGAGCCGGGCCGACGTCGAGGAGGCCTACACCGATCTGAACCTGCCGGCCACGGACGTGCACAGCCGCGACGAGCCGGGGGCCACCGGCACGATCGCGGCCTTCCACGAACGTCTGGCCCGCCAGGGCGCCACCAGTGGGGCGCTGACCTGCCTGCCCGCCGTGGCCGAGCGACTGCAGGCGGCCGGAGTCCCGGTCGTCAGGATCCGGCCGACCTCCGCGGCGGTCCGTACGGCGCTGCACACGGCGGCCCTGCTCGGCGCGCACCACCGGCTGGAGGAGTCACAGCTCACGGTCGTTCTGGTGGAGGTGCCGACGCTCCGTGAACCGGTCCGCCGGGCGGCGCCGCGCTACTGGCGCGACGAGCTCCGGCTGTCCCTGCACCGGCTGCTGGTGCAGGAGGCGAACCGGATCAACGCGTCGGTGACCTCGATCGACGATCACAGCTACATGGTCACCGCGACCCGGGGCTCGGTGGCGACGGCCACCGAGGGCTTCCGGGTGCTGCCGTTCGCGGCGCGCGTGCGCGACGAGCTCGGCCTCGCGGTGGAGGTGGGGGTCGGCATGGGCCGTACGGCCCATGACGCCGAGTCCCACGCACGGGCGGCCCTGGCGCGCACCCAGGCGGGCAAGCAGGCGCAGGGCTTCGCGGTGGACCGCGAGGGCAGGGCGCTGGTCCCCGCGCCCAGGGTGCCGCCGCAGGGCGGCGGGCCGCTGAAGCCGAAGGGCGTGGAGGTGCTGGCCCGCCTGGCGGCCAAGCTGGAAGGGGGAGACACGGTGGTGGACGCGGAGGGCGCGGGCAAGATGCTCGGCGTCACCCCGCGCACGGCACGGCGGCTGCTGCGCACGTTGGTCGACGAGGGACTCGCGTGGCCGCTTCCGCCGAACCGCACCCCGCAGCCGGGCCGGCCCCGTCAGCTCTACCGTCTGATCGTGGAGAAGCTCGGCAACCGCTGA
- the murA gene encoding UDP-N-acetylglucosamine 1-carboxyvinyltransferase gives MVRYRVRGGNPLRGTAFIQGAKNAVLPMIGAALLAAKGRTVLRNVPIIEDVRRAVELAEAIGAKVELHEAERTLVIDASRLKSPVLPAEIARRFRGSVLFVPALLHRLGEAIIEGVGGCNLGSRNLDFHYLGYKRLGAIVDEGDAVIHVKTAGFTGATLYLDTPSHTGTENLIMAAAIGRGTTVIENAALEPEVLDVIEMLTRMGAKISGGGTGFITVEGVEELQAVEHTVMPDRLDAGVFAMAAAITGGEVNLVGADLDHLGVVRYKLEQMGVEFADHGAVLHVRRDRPLRPINVITDTYPGFATDLQSPIMTVACLAEGASYIHERIFDGRFALASELNKMGADIEVKENSAVVRGATPLTGTEVTAHDLRSGIALVLAGLAAEGETVIESGYLIDRGHSYLAERMQALGADVRREISSS, from the coding sequence ATGGTCCGTTACCGCGTGCGCGGTGGCAACCCCCTCCGTGGAACCGCCTTCATCCAGGGTGCCAAAAACGCCGTGCTGCCCATGATCGGTGCGGCGCTGCTGGCGGCCAAGGGCCGCACGGTCCTGCGCAATGTTCCGATCATCGAGGACGTGCGCCGCGCAGTCGAGCTGGCCGAGGCGATCGGCGCCAAAGTCGAGCTTCATGAGGCCGAGCGCACCCTGGTGATCGACGCCTCCCGGTTGAAAAGCCCGGTGCTGCCCGCCGAGATCGCCCGTCGCTTCCGTGGCTCCGTGCTCTTCGTGCCCGCGCTGCTGCACCGCCTCGGTGAGGCGATCATCGAGGGTGTGGGCGGCTGCAACCTCGGCAGCCGCAACCTGGACTTCCACTACCTGGGCTACAAGCGCCTCGGCGCGATCGTGGACGAGGGCGACGCCGTCATCCACGTCAAGACCGCCGGATTCACCGGCGCCACGCTCTATCTGGACACCCCCTCACACACCGGCACCGAGAACCTGATCATGGCGGCCGCCATCGGCCGCGGCACCACCGTGATCGAGAACGCCGCACTGGAGCCCGAGGTCCTCGATGTGATCGAGATGCTGACCCGGATGGGCGCGAAGATCAGCGGTGGGGGCACCGGGTTCATCACCGTGGAGGGCGTGGAGGAGCTCCAGGCCGTCGAGCACACCGTGATGCCCGACCGTCTCGACGCGGGCGTGTTCGCCATGGCCGCGGCGATCACCGGTGGCGAGGTCAACCTGGTCGGCGCCGATCTGGACCACCTCGGCGTGGTCCGTTACAAACTGGAGCAGATGGGGGTCGAATTCGCCGACCACGGTGCGGTGCTCCATGTGCGCCGGGATCGCCCGCTGCGCCCGATCAACGTCATCACCGACACCTACCCGGGATTCGCGACCGACCTGCAGTCGCCGATCATGACGGTCGCCTGCCTCGCCGAAGGTGCCAGCTACATTCACGAGCGTATCTTCGACGGCCGTTTCGCCCTGGCCTCCGAACTGAACAAGATGGGCGCGGACATCGAGGTCAAAGAGAACAGCGCCGTCGTCCGCGGCGCCACTCCGCTGACCGGTACCGAGGTGACCGCACACGATCTCCGTTCCGGAATCGCCCTGGTTCTTGCCGGTCTCGCCGCCGAGGGGGAGACCGTCATCGAATCCGGTTATCTCATCGACCGCGGCCACTCATATCTGGCCGAGCGCATGCAGGCCTTGGGCGCAGATGTACGACGAGAGATTTCATCCTCATAA
- the purD gene encoding phosphoribosylamine--glycine ligase: protein MRVLVIGSGGREHALCRSLAADPQVTEVHCAPGNAGIAQVATLHPVTPTDPAAVSRLATELEAGLVVIGPEAPLVAGVADAVREAGIPCFGPSRDAALIEGSKAFAKEVMVAAGVPTARSRTCVTPEEAAAALAEFGTPYVVKDDGLAAGKGVVVTEDRDEALSHAASCERVVIEEFLDGPEVSLFALCDGSTAVPLQPAQDHKRAYDGDKGPNTGGMGAYTPLPWAPEDLTRRVMDETVIPTVTELARRGMPYTGVLFVGLALTSRGPKVIEFNARFGDPETQVVLDRLETPLGGLLLACADGTLGGFGPLSYRDGAAVTVVVAAENYPADPVRGDVVEGLSDVGGDAYVLHSGTASDGDRIVSAGGRVLSVVGTGPDVAAARAAAYEAVGRVRLRGSHHRTDIAGGDVLSGTAPGDTRAAHPAAPEAPEAERDA from the coding sequence GTGCGCGTTCTTGTGATTGGATCCGGCGGGCGTGAACACGCCCTGTGCCGGTCGCTGGCAGCAGACCCCCAGGTCACCGAGGTTCACTGTGCTCCCGGCAACGCCGGCATCGCACAGGTCGCGACCTTGCATCCGGTGACCCCGACCGACCCCGCGGCGGTGAGCCGGCTGGCCACGGAGCTGGAGGCCGGCCTGGTCGTGATCGGCCCCGAGGCGCCGCTGGTCGCCGGAGTGGCGGACGCGGTCAGGGAGGCGGGCATCCCGTGCTTCGGGCCCTCCCGGGACGCCGCCCTGATCGAGGGCTCCAAGGCGTTCGCCAAGGAGGTCATGGTCGCGGCGGGCGTGCCCACCGCACGGTCGCGCACCTGTGTCACCCCCGAGGAGGCCGCCGCGGCGCTGGCGGAGTTCGGCACGCCGTACGTGGTCAAGGACGACGGCCTGGCGGCCGGCAAGGGTGTGGTGGTCACCGAGGACCGGGACGAGGCGCTCAGCCACGCCGCCTCGTGCGAGCGGGTCGTCATCGAGGAGTTCCTCGACGGTCCCGAGGTGTCGCTGTTCGCGCTCTGCGACGGGTCCACGGCCGTGCCGCTCCAGCCCGCCCAGGACCACAAGCGGGCCTACGACGGCGACAAGGGCCCCAACACCGGTGGCATGGGCGCCTACACGCCGTTGCCGTGGGCGCCCGAGGACCTCACCCGCCGGGTGATGGACGAGACCGTCATCCCGACGGTGACCGAGCTGGCCAGGCGCGGCATGCCGTACACCGGGGTGCTCTTCGTGGGGCTGGCTCTCACCTCGCGGGGGCCGAAGGTGATCGAGTTCAACGCGCGGTTCGGCGACCCGGAGACCCAGGTCGTGCTGGACCGGCTGGAGACGCCGCTCGGCGGCCTGCTGCTGGCCTGCGCGGACGGGACACTCGGCGGGTTCGGGCCGCTGTCCTACCGGGACGGCGCCGCGGTGACCGTGGTGGTCGCGGCGGAGAACTACCCGGCCGACCCCGTCAGGGGCGACGTCGTCGAAGGGCTCTCCGACGTCGGCGGCGACGCCTACGTCCTGCACTCGGGGACCGCGTCCGACGGCGACCGGATCGTCTCCGCCGGCGGGCGGGTGCTCAGCGTGGTCGGCACCGGCCCCGACGTGGCCGCGGCACGCGCGGCCGCCTACGAGGCGGTCGGCCGCGTCCGGCTGCGCGGCTCGCACCACCGCACGGACATCGCGGGGGGCGACGTGCTCTCCGGAACGGCTCCCGGGGACACCCGGGCCGCTCACCCGGCGGCACCTGAGGCACCGGAGGCGGAACGGGACGCCTGA
- the corA gene encoding magnesium/cobalt transporter CorA, which translates to MRSSLLFPRIKHVRTLRAPHAPAAPFGDRMNGGCVPPSDSLVEYAAYIDGKKIDALGIPDALDLVRTHNAAEEQGNAFVWVGLHEPDAPEVEWLAEVFALHPLAVEDAVKAHQRPKVERYGDSLFMVLKTVAYIDHDVLTATSEIIGTGEIMVFVGPDFVVTVRHGEYCPLSEVRERLEDKPELLGRGPTGVLHAIADHVVDRYLGVADLMQTELEDVEAMVFADVSARDISRIYNLKREMIEMKRSVTPLQSPMSTLAQRRMIPAEMREYFRDVVDHLARVCEQVESSNELSNSILQAALARSNALANEDMRKISSWVAIMAVPTMIAGIYGMNFDHMPELDSVFGYPVVIGVMAIACSLLYRGFRRNGWM; encoded by the coding sequence ATGCGCTCCTCGCTTCTTTTTCCCCGTATCAAGCACGTGCGGACCCTGCGCGCTCCGCACGCCCCCGCCGCCCCCTTCGGTGACCGGATGAACGGCGGCTGCGTCCCGCCGAGCGACTCGCTCGTCGAATACGCCGCCTACATCGACGGCAAGAAGATCGACGCCCTGGGCATCCCGGACGCCCTGGATCTCGTCCGCACCCACAACGCGGCCGAGGAGCAGGGCAACGCCTTCGTCTGGGTCGGTCTGCACGAGCCCGACGCCCCCGAGGTCGAGTGGTTGGCGGAGGTCTTCGCCCTGCACCCGCTCGCTGTCGAGGACGCCGTCAAGGCTCATCAGCGGCCCAAGGTCGAACGCTACGGCGACTCGCTGTTCATGGTCCTCAAGACCGTCGCCTACATCGACCACGACGTGCTGACCGCCACCAGCGAGATCATCGGCACCGGCGAGATCATGGTGTTCGTCGGACCCGACTTCGTGGTGACCGTACGGCACGGCGAGTACTGCCCGCTCTCGGAGGTGCGTGAGCGCCTGGAGGACAAGCCCGAGCTTCTCGGCCGGGGCCCGACCGGTGTGTTGCACGCGATCGCCGACCACGTCGTGGACCGCTACCTCGGCGTCGCCGACCTGATGCAGACCGAGCTGGAGGACGTCGAGGCCATGGTCTTCGCCGACGTCAGCGCCCGCGACATCAGCCGGATCTACAACCTCAAGCGCGAGATGATCGAGATGAAGCGGTCCGTCACCCCGCTCCAGTCGCCCATGTCGACGCTGGCCCAGCGCCGGATGATCCCCGCGGAGATGCGCGAATACTTCCGCGACGTCGTCGACCACCTGGCCCGGGTCTGCGAGCAGGTCGAGTCGTCCAACGAGCTCAGCAACTCCATCCTGCAGGCGGCGCTGGCCCGCTCCAACGCCCTCGCCAACGAGGACATGCGGAAGATCTCCTCATGGGTCGCCATCATGGCCGTGCCCACGATGATCGCCGGAATCTACGGGATGAACTTCGACCACATGCCCGAACTCGACTCCGTCTTCGGCTACCCCGTCGTGATCGGCGTGATGGCGATCGCCTGCTCGCTGCTCTACCGGGGGTTCCGCCGCAACGGCTGGATGTGA
- a CDS encoding glycerophosphodiester phosphodiesterase family protein, producing MHAEIHGHRGARGLRPENTLPGFAHALELGVDALELDVALTADRRLVLTHDLTVSAVTSADTRPVRHGDPFFPYVGRPVGELTLAQLRTLECGVRLPRNPADRFAPTQLPVPGTRMPTLGAVLGLVDAYGADGVRLHVELKSDPTRPDLSADPREFTEMVIAELDRHHRLGRAAILSFDWRILDIARSLAPATQRYALIERATMDSAWLNGMRLEDFDGDIPAAAVAAGGTTLSPEHVLVEEQLVRQAEKAELPLAVWTVNEPERAAELLDLGVAGVVTDYPDRMRALWADRGMRVPVPVTSARRGVA from the coding sequence GTGCATGCCGAGATTCATGGTCACCGCGGAGCCCGCGGCCTTCGCCCGGAGAACACCCTGCCCGGTTTCGCCCACGCCCTCGAACTGGGCGTCGACGCGCTGGAGCTGGACGTCGCGCTGACGGCCGACCGCAGGCTGGTGCTCACCCACGACCTCACGGTGTCGGCGGTGACGAGCGCCGACACCCGGCCGGTCCGCCATGGCGACCCGTTCTTCCCCTATGTGGGCAGACCCGTCGGTGAACTCACCCTGGCGCAGCTGCGCACCCTTGAGTGCGGAGTACGGCTGCCGCGCAACCCCGCGGACCGTTTCGCCCCGACCCAGCTGCCGGTGCCCGGCACCCGGATGCCGACGCTCGGCGCGGTGCTGGGGCTGGTGGACGCCTACGGCGCCGACGGCGTGCGGCTGCATGTGGAGCTCAAGTCCGATCCGACGAGGCCGGACCTCAGCGCCGATCCCCGCGAGTTCACCGAGATGGTGATCGCCGAGCTCGACCGGCATCACCGGCTCGGCAGGGCGGCGATCCTCAGCTTCGACTGGCGGATCCTCGACATCGCCCGATCCCTGGCCCCCGCGACCCAGCGCTACGCCCTGATCGAGCGCGCCACCATGGACAGCGCGTGGCTGAACGGCATGCGGCTTGAGGACTTCGACGGCGACATCCCGGCCGCAGCCGTGGCGGCCGGAGGCACCACCCTGTCCCCGGAGCACGTCCTGGTGGAGGAGCAGCTCGTCCGCCAGGCCGAGAAGGCCGAGCTGCCGCTGGCCGTCTGGACCGTCAACGAGCCCGAGCGGGCCGCCGAGCTGCTGGATCTCGGGGTGGCCGGGGTGGTCACCGACTACCCCGACCGGATGCGTGCCCTGTGGGCCGACCGGGGGATGCGCGTGCCGGTGCCCGTCACCTCCGCGCGCCGTGGCGTGGCTTGA
- a CDS encoding adenylosuccinate synthase, which translates to MPAVVLVGAQWGDEGKGKATDLLGDKVDYVVRYQGGNNAGHTVVIGDQKYALHLLPTGVLSPNVVPVIGNGVVIDPGVLLSEIDGLAARGVSAERLLISANAHLIMPHHKAIDKVSERYLGKAKIGTTGRGIGPAYGDKIYRMGVRVQDLLDPGILRKKIEVALNEKNQILTKIYNRRAIDAEQVLEEYLGYAERLTPHIADTSLILNKALDEDKVVLLEGGQGNLLDIDHGTYPFVTSSSPTSGGACSGSGIPPTRLTRVIGILKAYTTRVGAGPFPTELTDEMGDWLRTTGGEYGVTTGRNRRCGWFDAVIARYASRINGVTDFFLTKLDVLSGLERIPVCVAYEVDGVRYDEIPMTQTDFHHAKPVYEEFPGWQEDISGAKSFEDLPANAQAYVKALEQMSGARISAVGVGPGRTETLQIHSMI; encoded by the coding sequence ATGCCGGCTGTCGTTCTCGTGGGCGCCCAGTGGGGCGATGAGGGCAAGGGTAAGGCGACCGACCTGCTTGGCGACAAGGTCGACTACGTAGTCAGATACCAGGGCGGAAACAACGCGGGCCACACGGTCGTCATCGGCGACCAGAAGTATGCGCTGCACCTGCTTCCGACCGGCGTGCTGTCTCCGAACGTCGTGCCGGTGATCGGCAACGGTGTCGTCATCGACCCGGGTGTGCTGCTGAGCGAGATCGACGGCCTGGCGGCCCGCGGGGTCTCCGCCGAGCGCCTGTTGATCTCGGCGAACGCGCACCTGATCATGCCTCACCACAAGGCCATCGACAAGGTCAGCGAGCGCTACCTCGGCAAGGCCAAGATCGGCACCACCGGCCGGGGCATCGGCCCCGCCTACGGCGACAAGATCTACCGGATGGGTGTGCGCGTCCAGGACCTGCTGGACCCGGGCATCCTGCGCAAGAAGATCGAGGTCGCTCTCAACGAGAAGAACCAGATCCTCACCAAGATCTACAACCGCCGGGCGATCGATGCCGAGCAGGTGCTGGAGGAGTATCTCGGCTACGCCGAGCGCCTCACGCCGCACATCGCCGACACCTCGCTGATCCTGAACAAGGCTCTGGACGAGGACAAGGTGGTGCTGCTGGAGGGCGGTCAGGGCAACCTGCTCGACATCGACCACGGCACCTACCCGTTCGTCACCTCCTCCTCCCCGACGAGCGGCGGCGCCTGCTCCGGCTCGGGCATCCCGCCGACCCGGCTGACCCGCGTGATCGGCATCCTCAAGGCGTACACCACCCGCGTCGGCGCCGGTCCGTTCCCGACCGAGCTCACCGACGAGATGGGCGACTGGCTGCGCACCACCGGCGGTGAGTACGGCGTGACCACCGGCCGCAACCGCCGCTGCGGCTGGTTCGACGCGGTGATCGCCCGCTATGCCAGCCGGATCAACGGCGTCACCGACTTCTTCCTCACCAAGCTCGACGTGCTGTCCGGCCTGGAGAGGATCCCGGTCTGCGTCGCCTACGAGGTCGACGGCGTCCGCTACGACGAGATCCCGATGACCCAGACTGACTTCCACCACGCCAAACCGGTGTACGAGGAGTTCCCCGGCTGGCAGGAGGACATCTCCGGCGCCAAGTCCTTCGAGGATCTGCCCGCCAACGCGCAGGCCTATGTGAAGGCCCTGGAGCAGATGAGCGGCGCCCGGATCTCCGCCGTCGGCGTCGGCCCCGGCCGTACCGAGACGCTCCAGATCCACTCGATGATCTGA
- a CDS encoding DUF3151 domain-containing protein: MTESHENLLAGPPPTRLPDLPEAREALESGAQASDVAARFPGYPAAWAALADEYFVNGHAVTSYAFARTGYHRGLDQLRRAGWKGHGPIPWEHEPNRGFLRCLHALARAAQAIGEKDEAERCFQFLKDSSVAAAEELIGR; encoded by the coding sequence ATGACGGAATCGCACGAGAACCTCCTCGCCGGCCCGCCGCCCACCCGGCTGCCTGACCTTCCCGAGGCCCGAGAGGCGCTGGAATCCGGCGCTCAGGCATCTGATGTCGCCGCACGCTTCCCCGGCTACCCTGCCGCCTGGGCCGCGCTCGCGGACGAGTATTTCGTGAACGGACACGCCGTGACGTCGTACGCGTTCGCCCGCACCGGCTATCACCGCGGTCTCGACCAGCTGCGCCGGGCGGGGTGGAAGGGGCACGGCCCGATCCCCTGGGAACACGAGCCCAACCGTGGTTTCCTGCGCTGTCTCCACGCGCTGGCCCGCGCCGCCCAGGCCATCGGCGAGAAGGACGAGGCCGAACGCTGCTTCCAGTTCCTGAAGGACTCCAGCGTCGCAGCCGCTGAGGAGTTGATCGGCCGCTGA
- the fbaA gene encoding class II fructose-bisphosphate aldolase translates to MPIATPEVYAEMLDRAKANEFAYPAINVTSSQTLNAALRGFAEAESDGIVQVSTGGAEFLSGTAVKDMVTGAAALAEYARVVAAKYPVTIALHTDHCPKDKLDGFVRPLIDISLERVARGQDPLFQSHMWDGSAVPLEENLQLAQELLEKCARAKIILEAEIGVVGGEEDGVVGEINEKLYTTADDALATAEALGLGERGVYMLAATFGNVHGVYKPGHVKLRPSVLKEIQEAVGAKYGREKPFDLVFHGGSGSRLEEIHEAISYGVVKMNIDTDTQYAFTRPIADHMFKNYDGVLKVDGDVGNKKAYDPRSYGKAAEVSMAARIVEACQNLKSAGTRLA, encoded by the coding sequence ATGCCTATCGCGACTCCAGAGGTCTACGCCGAGATGCTCGACCGGGCCAAGGCCAACGAATTCGCCTACCCGGCGATCAACGTGACCTCGTCCCAGACCCTCAACGCCGCACTCAGAGGGTTCGCCGAGGCTGAGAGCGACGGCATCGTCCAGGTGTCGACCGGCGGGGCCGAGTTCCTGTCCGGCACCGCCGTCAAGGACATGGTGACCGGCGCGGCGGCCCTCGCGGAGTACGCCCGCGTGGTCGCGGCCAAATACCCCGTGACGATCGCGCTGCACACCGACCACTGCCCGAAGGACAAGCTCGACGGCTTCGTCCGCCCACTGATCGACATCTCCCTTGAGCGGGTGGCCCGCGGGCAGGACCCGCTGTTCCAGTCGCACATGTGGGACGGTTCCGCCGTGCCGCTGGAGGAGAACCTCCAGCTCGCCCAGGAGCTCCTGGAGAAGTGCGCCCGCGCCAAGATCATCCTGGAGGCGGAGATCGGCGTGGTCGGCGGCGAGGAGGACGGCGTCGTCGGCGAGATCAACGAGAAGCTCTACACCACCGCCGACGACGCCCTCGCGACGGCCGAGGCCCTGGGCCTCGGGGAGCGGGGCGTCTACATGCTCGCGGCGACCTTCGGCAACGTGCACGGCGTCTACAAGCCGGGCCACGTCAAACTCCGCCCGAGCGTGCTGAAGGAGATCCAGGAGGCCGTGGGTGCGAAGTACGGCCGGGAGAAGCCCTTCGACCTGGTCTTCCACGGCGGCTCCGGCTCACGGCTGGAGGAGATTCACGAGGCCATCTCCTACGGCGTGGTCAAGATGAACATCGACACCGACACGCAGTACGCCTTCACCCGCCCGATCGCCGACCACATGTTCAAGAACTACGACGGCGTGCTCAAGGTGGACGGCGACGTCGGCAACAAGAAGGCCTACGACCCCCGCTCCTACGGCAAGGCCGCCGAGGTCTCGATGGCGGCCCGCATCGTCGAGGCGTGCCAGAACCTGAAGTCGGCCGGCACCAGGCTCGCCTGA
- a CDS encoding DedA family protein produces MDLLHNILDPKWWLGLLGPFATVGVLGIIFAETGLLLGFFLPGDSLLVAAGVFSTADAAAAIPGLSPLSFPLLLVLAPICAIAGAQLGHHLGATYGRRMFERPDSKIFKQEYVDKAEYYFGRFGPSKAVVLARFIPIVRTFLNPVAGMLGMDRKRFFLWNCVGGIIWTDGMLLFGRLVGSAVPDIDKYILPGAIVIILLSIIPIIREFMKGRKGGAATAPLPQGKHHRGTPTRPPGGDGRL; encoded by the coding sequence ATGGACCTTCTGCACAACATCCTCGACCCCAAGTGGTGGCTCGGCCTGCTCGGCCCGTTCGCCACCGTGGGCGTCCTCGGGATCATCTTCGCCGAGACCGGGCTGCTGCTCGGCTTCTTCCTGCCGGGCGACTCGCTGCTCGTCGCGGCGGGCGTCTTCAGCACCGCCGATGCGGCCGCGGCCATCCCCGGCCTCAGCCCGCTGTCGTTCCCGCTGCTGCTGGTCCTGGCCCCGATCTGCGCCATCGCCGGCGCGCAGTTGGGCCACCACCTGGGCGCCACCTACGGCCGCAGGATGTTCGAACGGCCCGACTCCAAGATCTTCAAGCAGGAGTACGTCGACAAGGCGGAGTACTACTTCGGGAGGTTCGGCCCGTCCAAGGCCGTGGTGCTCGCCCGGTTCATCCCGATCGTCCGCACGTTCCTCAACCCGGTCGCGGGCATGCTCGGCATGGACCGCAAGCGGTTCTTCCTGTGGAACTGCGTCGGAGGCATCATCTGGACCGACGGGATGCTGCTCTTCGGCCGCCTGGTCGGTTCGGCGGTGCCCGACATCGACAAATACATCCTGCCGGGCGCCATTGTGATCATCCTGCTCTCGATCATCCCGATCATCAGGGAGTTCATGAAAGGCCGCAAGGGCGGCGCCGCCACCGCCCCGCTGCCCCAGGGAAAGCACCACCGCGGCACGCCCACCCGCCCGCCGGGCGGCGACGGCCGGTTGTGA